One window from the genome of Hippocampus zosterae strain Florida chromosome 7, ASM2543408v3, whole genome shotgun sequence encodes:
- the tpd52 gene encoding tumor protein D52 isoform X4 gives MDDNEKGSWQRADPPAEVGEDAAVSVGPPLPTPAMTEEERQELQAELLRVEDEVQTLSQVLAAKERQLADIKRKLGVTTFNELKQNFSKTWQEVTTSSAYKRTSETLSHAGLKATAAFSTMSSALSRKLEDVRNTPSFKSFEEKNKMSPSEIDASEQMNVPDDAEAQHQATPTNLDTPLH, from the exons ATGGATGACAACGAGAAAG gctcgtggcaGCGTGCGGAtccgccggccgaggtgggagaGGACGCGGCCGTCAGCGTGGGACCCCCATTGCCGACCCCCGCCATGACGGAGGAGGAACGCCAGGAGCTGCAAGCGGAGTTGTTGAGG GTGGAGGATGAGGTCCAGACGCTGTCTCAGGTTCTGGCGGCGAAGGAGAGACAGCTGGCCGACATCAAGAGGAAGTTGGGGGTGACGACTTTCAACGAGCTCAAGCAGAACTTTAGCAAAACCTGGCAGGAGGTCACCACCTCGTCAGc GTACAAAAGGACATCAGAGACGCTGTCGCACGCCGGCTTGAAGGCCACGGCGGCTTTCTCCACCATGAGCTCGGCCCTCAGCCGCAAGCTGGAAGACGTCAG gaACACTCCCTCATTCAAGTCATTTGAGGAGAAG AACAAGATGAGTCCGTCGGAGATCGATGCCAGCGAGCAGATGAACGTTCCAGACGACGCAGAGGCTCAGCACCAGGCCACGCCCACCAACCTAGACACACCCTTGCACTGA
- the tpd52 gene encoding tumor protein D52 isoform X1, giving the protein MDDNEKGSWQRADPPAEVGEDAAVSVGPPLPTPAMTEEERQELQAELLRVEDEVQTLSQVLAAKERQLADIKRKLGVTTFNELKQNFSKTWQEVTTSSAYKRTSETLSHAGLKATAAFSTMSSALSRKLEDVSKRSLQHSASMPVMRNTPSFKSFEEKVGTWKNKMSPSEIDASEQMNVPDDAEAQHQATPTNLDTPLH; this is encoded by the exons ATGGATGACAACGAGAAAG gctcgtggcaGCGTGCGGAtccgccggccgaggtgggagaGGACGCGGCCGTCAGCGTGGGACCCCCATTGCCGACCCCCGCCATGACGGAGGAGGAACGCCAGGAGCTGCAAGCGGAGTTGTTGAGG GTGGAGGATGAGGTCCAGACGCTGTCTCAGGTTCTGGCGGCGAAGGAGAGACAGCTGGCCGACATCAAGAGGAAGTTGGGGGTGACGACTTTCAACGAGCTCAAGCAGAACTTTAGCAAAACCTGGCAGGAGGTCACCACCTCGTCAGc GTACAAAAGGACATCAGAGACGCTGTCGCACGCCGGCTTGAAGGCCACGGCGGCTTTCTCCACCATGAGCTCGGCCCTCAGCCGCAAGCTGGAAGACGTCAG CAAGCGCTCTTTGCAGCACTCGGCTAGTATGCCTGTCATGAG gaACACTCCCTCATTCAAGTCATTTGAGGAGAAGGTGGGAACATGGAAG AACAAGATGAGTCCGTCGGAGATCGATGCCAGCGAGCAGATGAACGTTCCAGACGACGCAGAGGCTCAGCACCAGGCCACGCCCACCAACCTAGACACACCCTTGCACTGA
- the tpd52 gene encoding tumor protein D52 isoform X2, protein MDDNEKGSWQRADPPAEVGEDAAVSVGPPLPTPAMTEEERQELQAELLRVEDEVQTLSQVLAAKERQLADIKRKLGVTTFNELKQNFSKTWQEVTTSSAYKRTSETLSHAGLKATAAFSTMSSALSRKLEDVSKRSLQHSASMPVMRNTPSFKSFEEKNKMSPSEIDASEQMNVPDDAEAQHQATPTNLDTPLH, encoded by the exons ATGGATGACAACGAGAAAG gctcgtggcaGCGTGCGGAtccgccggccgaggtgggagaGGACGCGGCCGTCAGCGTGGGACCCCCATTGCCGACCCCCGCCATGACGGAGGAGGAACGCCAGGAGCTGCAAGCGGAGTTGTTGAGG GTGGAGGATGAGGTCCAGACGCTGTCTCAGGTTCTGGCGGCGAAGGAGAGACAGCTGGCCGACATCAAGAGGAAGTTGGGGGTGACGACTTTCAACGAGCTCAAGCAGAACTTTAGCAAAACCTGGCAGGAGGTCACCACCTCGTCAGc GTACAAAAGGACATCAGAGACGCTGTCGCACGCCGGCTTGAAGGCCACGGCGGCTTTCTCCACCATGAGCTCGGCCCTCAGCCGCAAGCTGGAAGACGTCAG CAAGCGCTCTTTGCAGCACTCGGCTAGTATGCCTGTCATGAG gaACACTCCCTCATTCAAGTCATTTGAGGAGAAG AACAAGATGAGTCCGTCGGAGATCGATGCCAGCGAGCAGATGAACGTTCCAGACGACGCAGAGGCTCAGCACCAGGCCACGCCCACCAACCTAGACACACCCTTGCACTGA
- the tpd52 gene encoding tumor protein D52 isoform X3: MDDNEKGSWQRADPPAEVGEDAAVSVGPPLPTPAMTEEERQELQAELLRVEDEVQTLSQVLAAKERQLADIKRKLGVTTFNELKQNFSKTWQEVTTSSAYKRTSETLSHAGLKATAAFSTMSSALSRKLEDVRNTPSFKSFEEKVGTWKNKMSPSEIDASEQMNVPDDAEAQHQATPTNLDTPLH; this comes from the exons ATGGATGACAACGAGAAAG gctcgtggcaGCGTGCGGAtccgccggccgaggtgggagaGGACGCGGCCGTCAGCGTGGGACCCCCATTGCCGACCCCCGCCATGACGGAGGAGGAACGCCAGGAGCTGCAAGCGGAGTTGTTGAGG GTGGAGGATGAGGTCCAGACGCTGTCTCAGGTTCTGGCGGCGAAGGAGAGACAGCTGGCCGACATCAAGAGGAAGTTGGGGGTGACGACTTTCAACGAGCTCAAGCAGAACTTTAGCAAAACCTGGCAGGAGGTCACCACCTCGTCAGc GTACAAAAGGACATCAGAGACGCTGTCGCACGCCGGCTTGAAGGCCACGGCGGCTTTCTCCACCATGAGCTCGGCCCTCAGCCGCAAGCTGGAAGACGTCAG gaACACTCCCTCATTCAAGTCATTTGAGGAGAAGGTGGGAACATGGAAG AACAAGATGAGTCCGTCGGAGATCGATGCCAGCGAGCAGATGAACGTTCCAGACGACGCAGAGGCTCAGCACCAGGCCACGCCCACCAACCTAGACACACCCTTGCACTGA